The Bradyrhizobium barranii subsp. barranii genome segment GCGCTGTGAGCAGAACATCCGTCTTGTCAATGCGTGCGCGCGGCTCAGTCGATACTCAAGCTCCCGTGCTGGGTTACTTTCTGTGGGTCGGCGGAGCGTTGCTCGTGCTGCTCTTTGCAGCCAATTCCCTGTTGCCCGAGACCCCGGCGAGCAGGCTCATCGAATCGCATTCTACACTTCCGCCGATCCGAATCGCCTCCGAGCTGAAGAGATCGGAAGCAGTTGTCATCGATACCAGCCTGCCCGGTTTCCTGCCCATTCTCCCGCACAGGGAGATTGCAGTCCCCTCGCCGCTCAGCTCGGATGTGGCCGATGCTGTACGACAGCCGTCCGCGTTATTGTCCGAGCAATCCGATGCGAGTGACGGGAGCCCCGCAATCCCGACCCGTATCCGTGAAACGTTGGCGCAGTTAGGTCCGGGAGTTTCCGATCAAGCCGGCTCAAGCCCGAGGCCAGCCGGGCTTGCCTCCGAACCACGGCGCAGAATCGCTCCCACCCGGTCGGAGAAGCGGCGGCGACCAGCTCGGCATCCGAGTTTCGATAGCACTCTCGAATGGTGCGCTTCACTGAGCCACGGCCAAGGTTCGTGTCGATAGGCCGTCATGGACCCGCGCACACACCGATAAGACCACCGGTCAGTTTTTCACGAACAGCCACTGGATTTGCCTCATGTCGAAGAAGCGATTGTTAGCGATTATCGTTTTGTCCGCCACGCTTGCTGCTACGGGCGCGATAGCCGATGTCACCCACACACCTTTGGACGCCACAAATAGAGGCCTAGCCGCGCAAGGCGATGCCGATGAGGCGGCGATTCGTCGCCTGCTCGAGCAATTTCGCACAATAAAAATACCACTCAGTCAGGCGGTAGCGATCGCCGAGAATTTGCATGAGGGTTCAAGGACCGCGGATGTTAGCTTTGAGATTTCCGGTCCGGCCATTTATCGCGTGCGGACGGTAGGCAATGAACGACTTTGGGAAAATGTCATAGATGCGAACACCGGAAGCGTGACAGAAAAGGAAATTTCGTCATCGTTGAGGGAGGTCGACCGAGAGGATCTGGGCAACATCATTGCCCTGAAGTCCGTTGAGCAGGAGCTTTCGGACGCCGTACGCATCGCCGAGAAAGCTGCTGCGGGAAGCGCTCTCGCCGGAGGTCTGGTGAAGCAGGATGGCAAACTCAACTTCGTGGTCGTCATCGCCAGTGGTGATCGCTTGAAGGAGGTTATGCTTGAGCCGCCCAGAGTCGGCAGGGAAAAGTCGGCTCGCCATTAGGCGCCGCCGACAGCAGCAACGTCAATGCAAACATCCGAGCGCGCTCGCGTACGATAGCGCACGTCAGCGGCGGTTTGAATATTTCCGGACACCAAGGGCGACGAGGAAATTTTTCGCGAATGCGCCAGCCACAGTGAGGCATCGCGCCGAGGCTAGTCGGCTAATGTCGCCAGTAAATTCCGCACGCGCTCGCCGTTGTTCACCAGCGTCCTGTTCAGCG includes the following:
- a CDS encoding PepSY domain-containing protein, with the translated sequence MSKKRLLAIIVLSATLAATGAIADVTHTPLDATNRGLAAQGDADEAAIRRLLEQFRTIKIPLSQAVAIAENLHEGSRTADVSFEISGPAIYRVRTVGNERLWENVIDANTGSVTEKEISSSLREVDREDLGNIIALKSVEQELSDAVRIAEKAAAGSALAGGLVKQDGKLNFVVVIASGDRLKEVMLEPPRVGREKSARH